One Dietzia sp. JS16-p6b genomic window carries:
- the menD gene encoding 2-succinyl-5-enolpyruvyl-6-hydroxy-3-cyclohexene-1-carboxylic-acid synthase, whose protein sequence is MNPSRSAPNTPRASNPSTAQARVVVDELIRHGITDAVLCPGSRSAPLALALAAAERTGHLRLHVRIDERAAAFTALGLAAAARRPVPVVVTSGTAVANLHPAMVEAAHSGVPILALTANRPPELRGTGANQTIDQVGLFGPHARAVIELGAAGDPDTEHRHWRSAIGRAILTATAPGHPGPVQVDISFREPLVPAEGDEDHVVGEAAGAGRGDDDGPDQHSRPGGLPAGRPDGRPWVQRAGAGVDSAPADSAVVVDLTRPTLVVAGAGAGPVAGLVGVPTVAEPGAPVPLHPVHPLAVPAVRPEQVVVTGRPTLHRSVTRLLADPDVDLVILDAGPHAPNPTGSAAEFADSVLTGWGVDPEWTDVTGRADARARAAVDRVLDAHLGSAAPTGVHVARAVARGIRGGDHLVVGASNAIRDLSLVGPLDPDVAVYANRGASGIDGTVSTAIGVALAAPGRTIALLGDLTFLHDVSGLLLGPAEEQPDDLTIVVADDDGGGIFALLEQGDPRLATDFERVFGTPHGADLAALCAGFGIPFVDTDPDGLEQLLSEAAVAHRDIVPAGTRVVRVATDRSGLRDLHAAMRSEAAGG, encoded by the coding sequence AGCAACCCGAGCACCGCCCAGGCCCGCGTCGTCGTCGACGAGTTGATCCGTCACGGGATCACCGACGCGGTGCTGTGCCCGGGTTCGCGCAGCGCACCACTGGCGCTCGCGCTCGCGGCCGCCGAGCGGACCGGCCACCTGCGGTTGCACGTGCGGATCGACGAGCGTGCGGCGGCGTTCACGGCACTGGGGTTGGCCGCGGCGGCCAGGCGCCCGGTCCCCGTCGTCGTCACCTCCGGAACCGCGGTGGCCAATCTCCATCCGGCGATGGTCGAGGCCGCGCACTCGGGCGTGCCGATCCTCGCGCTGACCGCCAACCGTCCTCCCGAACTGCGGGGGACCGGCGCCAACCAGACCATCGACCAGGTGGGGTTGTTCGGTCCGCACGCTCGCGCCGTCATCGAACTCGGCGCGGCCGGCGACCCCGACACCGAACACCGTCACTGGCGCAGCGCGATCGGCCGCGCGATCCTCACCGCGACCGCCCCGGGCCACCCCGGACCGGTTCAGGTGGACATCTCGTTTCGCGAACCGCTGGTCCCGGCCGAGGGGGACGAGGACCACGTGGTCGGGGAGGCTGCCGGGGCCGGCCGGGGCGACGACGACGGGCCGGACCAGCACTCGAGGCCGGGCGGACTCCCGGCCGGCCGGCCCGACGGCCGCCCCTGGGTCCAGCGGGCGGGCGCGGGGGTCGATTCCGCACCCGCCGACTCGGCCGTGGTCGTGGACCTGACCCGCCCCACGCTGGTGGTCGCCGGTGCCGGCGCCGGGCCGGTGGCCGGACTCGTGGGGGTGCCGACCGTGGCGGAGCCGGGCGCCCCGGTTCCGCTGCACCCGGTGCATCCCCTCGCGGTTCCCGCCGTGCGGCCCGAGCAGGTGGTGGTGACCGGGCGGCCGACCCTGCACCGTTCGGTCACCAGGTTGCTCGCCGACCCGGACGTCGACCTCGTGATCCTCGACGCGGGCCCGCACGCCCCGAACCCGACCGGCAGCGCGGCCGAGTTCGCCGATTCCGTCCTCACCGGGTGGGGCGTCGATCCCGAGTGGACCGACGTCACCGGTCGCGCCGACGCCCGCGCCCGGGCCGCCGTCGACCGGGTCCTGGACGCCCACCTCGGGAGCGCGGCTCCCACGGGGGTGCACGTGGCCCGGGCGGTGGCCCGTGGCATCCGGGGTGGCGACCATCTCGTCGTGGGTGCCTCCAATGCGATCCGCGACCTGTCCCTGGTGGGTCCGCTCGACCCGGATGTCGCCGTCTACGCCAACCGGGGTGCGTCCGGGATCGACGGCACCGTGTCCACCGCGATCGGGGTCGCGCTGGCGGCACCGGGCCGGACCATCGCCCTGCTCGGCGACCTGACCTTCCTCCACGACGTGTCGGGGCTGCTGCTGGGGCCGGCGGAGGAGCAGCCCGACGATCTGACCATCGTGGTGGCCGACGACGACGGGGGCGGGATCTTCGCCCTCCTCGAACAGGGCGACCCCCGGTTGGCGACCGACTTCGAGCGCGTGTTCGGCACCCCGCACGGGGCGGATCTCGCCGCCCTGTGCGCGGGGTTCGGCATCCCCTTCGTCGACACGGACCCGGACGGGCTCGAGCAGCTGCTCTCCGAGGCGGCCGTCGCGCACCGCGACATCGTGCCCGCCGGAACGAGGGTGGTGCGGGTGGCCACCGACCGCTCCGGGCTACGCGACCTCCACGCCGCCATGCGGTCCGAGGCGGCCGGGGGGTGA
- a CDS encoding glycosyltransferase family 1 protein: MRVAIVTESFLPSVNGVTNSVLRVLEYARRHGHDCLVVAPSGNVGLRRGATDAVRSHPLVSAVAPLFGTPGAPDPGPEHHLGYPVHRVTAVRVPVVSSLPVGAPSPSVYNALRHFSPDVVHLASPFVLGAAGAAAARALDVPSVAIYQTDVAGFSTSYGIGAMAEAAWAWTRAIHSTCDRTLAPSTAAMEDLAAHGIPRLYRWGRGVDSERFAPSRRSQALHDLWSPDGRPVVGFVGRLAPEKHVERLRALADRSGPDGDLRLVIVGDGPDRPALRAAMPHAIFTGELHGDQLDQAYATLDVFCHAGEFETFCQSIQEAQSSGVPVVGPDQGGPRDLVRAGVNGYLLDPRRYAEEVSRTVDRVLADHARLAAGARATVAGRTWDAVCGQLFDHYRAAGARSIPGRVGPGRATRAVA, from the coding sequence GTGCGCGTAGCCATCGTCACCGAATCGTTCCTGCCCAGCGTCAACGGCGTGACCAACTCCGTCCTGAGGGTCCTCGAGTACGCACGTCGGCACGGCCACGACTGTCTGGTGGTCGCGCCGTCCGGCAACGTCGGTCTGCGACGGGGTGCCACCGATGCGGTCCGGTCCCACCCCCTGGTCAGCGCCGTGGCACCCCTGTTCGGGACCCCCGGGGCGCCCGACCCCGGACCAGAGCACCACCTGGGTTATCCGGTCCACCGGGTCACCGCCGTCCGCGTTCCGGTGGTGTCCTCTCTGCCCGTGGGCGCGCCCAGCCCGAGCGTCTACAACGCGCTGCGGCACTTCTCTCCCGACGTGGTCCATCTGGCCTCCCCCTTCGTCCTCGGCGCGGCCGGCGCCGCTGCGGCGCGCGCGCTGGACGTGCCGTCGGTGGCGATCTACCAGACGGACGTCGCGGGGTTCTCCACCTCATACGGGATCGGTGCGATGGCGGAGGCGGCCTGGGCGTGGACCCGTGCCATCCACTCGACCTGCGACCGCACCCTGGCTCCGTCCACCGCCGCGATGGAGGACCTGGCGGCGCACGGCATCCCGCGCCTGTACCGGTGGGGGCGGGGGGTCGACTCAGAGAGGTTCGCCCCGTCCCGGCGCAGCCAGGCCCTCCACGATCTGTGGTCCCCGGACGGCCGGCCCGTCGTGGGGTTCGTCGGTCGACTGGCTCCGGAGAAGCACGTCGAGCGGCTCCGGGCACTCGCCGACCGCTCGGGTCCCGACGGGGACCTGCGCCTCGTCATCGTCGGCGACGGGCCGGACCGCCCCGCCCTCCGCGCCGCCATGCCACACGCCATCTTCACCGGCGAACTCCACGGTGACCAGCTCGATCAGGCCTACGCCACCCTCGACGTGTTCTGCCACGCCGGCGAGTTCGAGACGTTCTGCCAGTCCATCCAGGAGGCCCAGTCCTCCGGGGTGCCGGTCGTGGGCCCCGACCAGGGCGGCCCCCGTGACCTGGTCCGAGCGGGCGTCAACGGCTATCTCCTCGATCCCCGCCGATACGCCGAGGAGGTCTCCCGGACGGTGGACCGGGTCCTGGCCGACCACGCCCGGCTGGCCGCGGGCGCGCGAGCGACCGTCGCCGGGCGCACCTGGGACGCCGTCTGCGGCCAGCTGTTCGACCACTACCGCGCCGCCGGCGCCCGGTCGATCCCCGG
- a CDS encoding DUF3592 domain-containing protein: protein MSRTLEARRARRAVRTRSIVRVTSVVVAAFSLLTAALILVACFVNDQRIDRDMGSTTATVTEVTDRRAAVEFDAGGGRHVRPVTGVFYPIGLVEGQRVQVEFRRANPDLVRVSGRSWTVAVVPALSVPAVTVPLAALAYAAASPGVHRPSPRVPRTVPR from the coding sequence GTGAGCAGGACGCTCGAGGCGAGGCGGGCCCGCCGGGCGGTCCGGACCCGGTCAATCGTCCGGGTCACCTCGGTCGTCGTCGCCGCGTTCTCGCTCCTGACGGCCGCGCTCATCCTGGTGGCGTGCTTCGTCAACGACCAGCGCATCGACCGCGACATGGGGAGTACGACCGCCACCGTCACCGAGGTCACCGATCGTCGTGCCGCGGTGGAGTTCGACGCCGGCGGCGGCCGCCACGTCCGCCCGGTGACCGGCGTCTTCTACCCGATCGGGCTGGTCGAGGGTCAGCGGGTGCAGGTCGAGTTCCGCCGCGCCAACCCCGACCTCGTGCGCGTCTCGGGCCGGAGCTGGACGGTCGCCGTGGTCCCCGCCCTGTCCGTCCCCGCGGTGACGGTCCCGCTCGCGGCGCTCGCGTACGCCGCGGCGTCACCGGGGGTTCACAGACCGTCACCACGAGTTCCCCGCACCGTCCCGCGCTGA